From one Mya arenaria isolate MELC-2E11 chromosome 4, ASM2691426v1 genomic stretch:
- the LOC128232162 gene encoding nuclear receptor subfamily 1 group D member 1-like, protein MYEHSGQPKDAEHIFKEHAGPNSDASNARIFTQIPESSFREQAELSPSSGTVFEDVMIRSRKFSPEDVQLTSQIISSIRERLYSESFVERPNGTSYTTDSISHESSTNGNASQNSDHSPLTFFSGNQSEIQDSIFSNSTFAESNNSVSKTESQPSETTAEILKGLNPDSTTFPSDFSLEEIPKSDVVDIVPDSVPDESAINSPESTNRVIPAGRSKPGRLRNMLPPCRVCCDHASGFHYGANTCEACKGFFRRSLKKEPIEYKCNGDNNCSIQSGRRNNCALCRYKKCLAVGMSKDAIKTGRYTHEKRTQDIMEVKRLEGGPVLTSAPVRGRRGHSPPQDILLDPETTQILGQLYSAHKEIFQRWHMSVDSLAYDHINKQYAQKYQRQKEVSSAKTSSQTGGKNGTGHDEVSIQHHSTDCTERRDGLNGTRMPGNTGSDANRVGQHPEEIQNSLVSHMEIVIMGFVKYAKSLPGFTNLNLNDQAALIKSARFDVWMLGGINFFNMTLGVVTGPLGNSFHMEELQAVIDPGFVKSVFSFCWSGQQLAMSKQEIAILQAIALTFSDRCKLDRPTLVDEIQSRLVSCLERMTPSRRRFAKLMDMLVRVRSLSEWDAKVAQDILMWSQIQQNPLIVEILSF, encoded by the exons ATGTATGAACACAGTGGACAGCCAAAGGATGCTGAGCACATCTTCAAGGAACATGCTGGTCCAAATTCGGATGCTTCTAATGCGCGAATTTTCACACAGATCCCAGAAAGTAGCTTTAGAGAGCAAGCAGAGCTATCTCCTTCCAGTGGCACTGTGTTTGAAGATGTTATGATCAGATCTAGAAAGTTTAGTCCTGAGGACGTTCAGCTCACAAGCCAAATTATCTCATCCATACGGGAAAGATTGTATTCGGAATCATTTGTAGAAAGGCCAAACGGCACATCTTATACAACCGATTCCATATCGCATGAAAGCAGTACAAATGGTAATGCCTCCCAGAACTCAGATCATTCACCATTGACGTTTTTTTCCGGCAACCAGTCTGAAATTCAAGATAGCATATTTTCCAACTCAACCTTCGCAGAATCTAACAACTCAGTCTCAAAGACTGAAAGCCAGCCCTCTGAAACCACTGCGGAGATTCTCAAAGGCCTAAATCCAGATAGTACAACTTTCCCGAGTGATTTCTCTCTGGAAGAGATACCAAAGTCAGACGTAGTTGACATTGTACCAGACTCAGTGCCTGACGAAAGTGCCATCAATAGTCCAGAGTCAACCAACAGGGTTATACCTGCTGGACGGTCAAAACCTGGGAGGCTCAGAAATATGTTGCCACCTTGCAGAGTTTGTTGTGACCATGCATCAGGATTCCATTATGGAGCAAACACTTGTGAGGCTTGCAAA GGTTTTTTCCGCAGGAGCCTCAAGAAGGAGCCCATCGAGTATAAATGTAACGGGGACAACAACTGCTCAATACAGAGTGGGCGCAGAAACAACTGTGCTTTGTGCAGATACAAGAAATGCCTGGCTGTTGGCATGTCAAAGGATG CAATCAAAACAGGACGATATACGCATGAGAAGCGAACTCAGGATATAATGGAGGTTAAGAGGTTGGAGGGTGGGCCAGTCCTCACATCAGCACCTGTACGTGGCCGGAGAGGCCATTCCCCACCCCAAGATATCTTGTTGGACCCAGAAACTACTCAGATCCTTGGGCAGCTCTATAGTGCTCATAAGGAAATTTTCCAACGCTGGCATATGAGTGTAGACTCGTTAGCGTATGACCATATCAACAAACAATATGCT caaaaatATCAACGTCAGAAGGAAGTATCATCAGCTAAAACATCCTCACAAACAGGAGGGAAAAATGGTACAGGACATGATGAGGTTTCCATACAACATCACTCAACAGACTGTACGGAAAGGAGAGATGGTTTAAACGGTACACGAATGCCTGGTAACACAGGTAGTGATGCAAACAGGGTAGGACAACATCCGGAGGAGATCCAGAACTCACTTGTTTCTCACATGGAAATTGTGATCATGGGCTTTGTCAAATACGCCAAGTCTTTACCTGGCTTCACCAACCTGAACCTGAATGACCAGGCAGCTCTCATTAAAT CTGCCCGGTTTGACGTGTGGATGTTAGGCGGGATCAACTTTTTCAACATGACCCTGGGTGTGGTGACAGGCCCACTTGGAAACAGCTTCCATATGGAAGAGCTGCAGGCTGTCATTGACCCTGGCTTTGTAAAAAGTGTGTTCTCTTTCTGCTGGTCGGGGCAACAGCTTGCCATGAGTAAACAGGAGATTGCCATCCTGCAGGCCATTGCGCTGACATTCTCTG ACCGTTGCAAACTTGACAGACCAACTCTTGTTGACGAGATTCAGTCTAGACTGGTATCCTGCCTGGAGCGGATGACGCCAAGTCGACGACGCTTTGCCAAGCTTATGGACATGCTTGTACGTGTTCGTAGCCTGTCGGAGTGGGACGCCAAAGTTGCCCAAGATATTCTCATGTGGTCTCAGATTCAGCAGAATCCTCTTATCGTTGAAATCCTGTCCTTTTGA